TCCCCCTTCCTTCCTTTATCTCTCCCACCGCCGACTCTGCAACTCACAACCGAAACAGAGTGAAAGAGAGAGACTATCAGAATTTTTAAGAGATAACATTTTCCGATGAGAAATCACAAGTTCCGTTTCTCCGATATGATTCCCAACGCCTGGTTTTACAAGCTCAAAGAAATTGGCGCCTCCAGGTCAAGATCTTTCGATTCCAAGAAAAACCCCCGCCACCCACCGCCACCGCCCCCACCGCCGTCTAAACACAAACACCCGCCGCCTCCGCCGCCGCAGTCTCGTTCAAGGAAATCTTACTATTTCACTAGAGAACTCGAATCCAACGATGGGTACTCCATTAATTCCCCTCCGCCGTCGCCACCGCTTCTGCCGGTGCCAGTCCTGCCGAGAAAGTCGACAAAACAGCCAAAACCAGGTAAAAAACAAACGAGTTCCCGGTCGTCGACGAAACTCCTCAGCTCCTCCTCCGTCGGCTGCAGCTGCCGCACGACGGCGGAATCCATCTGGACGAAATCCGATTCTCCGCCAGAATTCTCCACCTCACCCTCCGACACCTCCCCTGATTTCCGAACCGACAAAATCCTCGCCGCCGAATCCGAATCCTTCGACCACGACATCGTAATCGACGTATCGTCAAAATATTCCAACAATGCCGTCGTTGGCGCCTTCGACTCCTTGTCGGAACTGGAACTCCCGCCGATCATCACAAAACAGAGGAAGAAAACAGAGACAAAACAGAGGACGACAACGACAACAACAAAGAAAGTTCCGGGGAATTCCCCCGGCGTACGGCTGCGCATTCACTCCCCAAGAATTGGGTACCGGAAAATGAGTGGGCGGAAAAGCGTATCGTCACGGCGGAGCCTCTCCGACAGCCTAGCGATCATGAAATCATCGTACGATCCACAAAAGGATTTCAGagaatcaatggtggagatgaTCGTTGAGAATAATATTAGAGGTTCGAAGGAATTGGAAGATCTTCTTGCATGTTATCTGTGTTTGAACGCCGATGAATATCACGATCTTATAATCAATGTTTTCAAGCAGATCTGGTTTGATCTTACACAACCTCCACTttgaatttttccatttttcaattCTCCCTTGTACAGTTCTTCTCTAATTCTAAACATaatctcaataatatttttactttaattcacttttttttttcccttttccgttttttttttcttttctgtgaATTTGATTggagtttttgttttgtttggcAGACGAACAGAGAGATTTACTGGGTTTGGTCTCAATTTGTCTCGGTAGcatttcgtttttagttttttatttttagaataaaattttccttactatttttcaattataatttaaaaaaaaacacacacacactgAATTTTAAGTCAAAACATCACAACAAAAAGGTTCTCTAAAACCATTTCAAAACTTgggatttcttttttttttaaaaaaaaaaaaaaaaaaaaaagaatagtaGTAAAACCGTAGGTGGAATAGGTTATTATAGTATACTATTTAATAGTAGTATTTACAACTATTTATATCTTATAATTACTTTTTGTTACCGTATTTTCTAATTGTCCTCTCTCTTCGTCTTATTAAGATATTCATTACTTTttatcaaacaaaaataatttatattcaaaACAAATACTATTATAATCAATACTAAAATAGTCTTCAATCCAACTACAAAACTATTATTAACCCAAGGACTACAATAACCAACATAGTACCTCAGACACCCTTTAATGTTTCATG
The nucleotide sequence above comes from Benincasa hispida cultivar B227 chromosome 3, ASM972705v1, whole genome shotgun sequence. Encoded proteins:
- the LOC120072783 gene encoding transcription repressor OFP1; translated protein: MRNHKFRFSDMIPNAWFYKLKEIGASRSRSFDSKKNPRHPPPPPPPPSKHKHPPPPPPQSRSRKSYYFTRELESNDGYSINSPPPSPPLLPVPVLPRKSTKQPKPGKKQTSSRSSTKLLSSSSVGCSCRTTAESIWTKSDSPPEFSTSPSDTSPDFRTDKILAAESESFDHDIVIDVSSKYSNNAVVGAFDSLSELELPPIITKQRKKTETKQRTTTTTTKKVPGNSPGVRLRIHSPRIGYRKMSGRKSVSSRRSLSDSLAIMKSSYDPQKDFRESMVEMIVENNIRGSKELEDLLACYLCLNADEYHDLIINVFKQIWFDLTQPPL